Within the Streptomyces sp. YIM 121038 genome, the region GTAGCGGAGGCGGTCGAGGGGGTCCGTGGAGTCGGGGGAGCCGCCGGGGGTGCCGGGGTCGTCGGCGGCGTAGGTCACGGCTGTTCCCGGTGGACCTTCGTGTTGGAGGCCTGGGCGCGGGGGCGGACCACCAGCAGGTCGACGTTGACGTGCGGCGGGCGGGTGACCGCCCAGGTGATCGTGTCGGCGACGTCCTCGGCGGTCAGGGGCTCGGCCACGCCCGCGTAGACCTTCGCGGCCTTCTCCGCGTCGCCGCCGAAGCGGGTGAGGGCGAAGCCCTCGGTCCTGACCATGCCGGGGGCGATCTCGATGACGCGGACGGGGGTGCCGACGATCTCCAGGCGGAGGGTCTCGGCGAGGACGTGGGCGCCGTGCTTGGCGGCCACGTAGCCCGCGCCGCCCTCGTACGTGGCGTGGCCCGCGGTGGAGGAGACGACGACCACCGTGCCGTCGCCGCTCGCGGTGAGGGCGGGCAGCAGGGCCTGGGTGACGTTCAGGGTGCCGATGACGTTCGTCTCGTACATCTGCCGCCAGTCGGCCGGGTCGCCGGTGGCGACCGGGTCGGCGCCGAGCGCGCCGCCCGCGTTGTTCACCAGGACGGCGATCTTCTGGAAGGCCGTGGCGAAGGTGTCGACGGCCGCGCGGTCGGTGACGTCGAGGCCGTACGCCGTCGCGCTGTGGCCCGCCTCCGTCAGCTCCGCCGCGAGCGCCTCGACGCGGTCCTTGCGGCGGGCCGTCAGGACGACGCGGTATCCGGCCTCGGCGAGGCCGCGCGCCGTCGCGGCGCCGATGCCGCCGCTGGCGCCGGTGACGACGGCGATGCCGGGCTTGCGGGGGGTGTCGGCGTGCGGCGTGGACGGCATGGGGGCTGCTCCCTCG harbors:
- a CDS encoding SDR family NAD(P)-dependent oxidoreductase, with protein sequence MPSTPHADTPRKPGIAVVTGASGGIGAATARGLAEAGYRVVLTARRKDRVEALAAELTEAGHSATAYGLDVTDRAAVDTFATAFQKIAVLVNNAGGALGADPVATGDPADWRQMYETNVIGTLNVTQALLPALTASGDGTVVVVSSTAGHATYEGGAGYVAAKHGAHVLAETLRLEIVGTPVRVIEIAPGMVRTEGFALTRFGGDAEKAAKVYAGVAEPLTAEDVADTITWAVTRPPHVNVDLLVVRPRAQASNTKVHREQP